A single Halarcobacter anaerophilus DNA region contains:
- a CDS encoding alpha/beta fold hydrolase, translating into MKEKIYLIPGLMTDERLWSRLLPFLEKQYELIHFPIPLSENFDEIVKVLDKEIKDEKVNLLGFSLGGYISSYYAIKNPKRVKRLFLVSATPSATVKENVKKREKKLQEAKENNFPTLSLEKAKDLLEIKEDEELIQIVASMFNDLGNEVYIPQLASTLKRVEMFEEFIKLNFPVRFYYSLNDRLLNHISINKILNKKENIQLVSREGTSHNIPLEFPKELSIEIKKWFEQKI; encoded by the coding sequence ATGAAAGAAAAGATATATTTAATTCCCGGACTTATGACAGATGAAAGATTGTGGAGCAGATTGCTTCCTTTTTTGGAAAAACAATACGAGCTTATCCATTTTCCTATACCTTTAAGTGAAAATTTTGATGAGATTGTTAAAGTATTAGACAAAGAGATAAAAGATGAAAAAGTAAATCTTTTAGGCTTCTCTTTAGGCGGTTATATCTCATCTTATTATGCAATTAAAAATCCAAAAAGAGTAAAAAGACTTTTTTTAGTTAGTGCAACTCCCAGCGCAACAGTAAAAGAGAATGTAAAAAAAAGAGAAAAAAAACTTCAAGAAGCAAAAGAGAACAATTTTCCTACTCTTAGTTTAGAAAAAGCAAAAGATCTTTTGGAGATAAAAGAGGATGAAGAGTTAATCCAAATAGTAGCTTCAATGTTCAATGACTTAGGTAATGAGGTTTATATTCCCCAGTTAGCTTCAACTTTAAAAAGAGTCGAGATGTTTGAAGAATTTATTAAACTAAATTTTCCCGTTAGATTTTACTACAGCTTGAATGACAGATTGTTAAACCATATTTCAATAAATAAGATTCTTAATAAAAAAGAGAATATTCAACTTGTTTCAAGAGAAGGAACAAGTCATAATATCCCTTTGGAGTTCCCAAAAGAGTTAAGTATTGAGATAAAAAAATGGTTTGAGCAAAAAATATAA
- a CDS encoding PhzF family phenazine biosynthesis protein: MMKLKMSIVDAFADKLFKGNQAAVIVLERWLDEKLMQDIAAENNLSETAFLVKEKNDIFNIRWFSPLCEIDFCGHATLASAFILFKENEALTSIKFYAKAVGNFEVYKKDDGLIQMNFPKREPVKVQEFPNELLEGLSIKPKEIYKNVQAYFAVYEKEEDVLNIEYKSELLKKLAPYDVVVTSASKNREYDFVSRYFWPASGGKEDPVTGSIHAGLTPFWANKLNKNILVALQASKRTGVLFCELKEDRVLISGKAVQYLEGNISV; the protein is encoded by the coding sequence ATGATGAAATTAAAAATGAGCATAGTAGATGCTTTTGCAGATAAATTATTTAAAGGTAATCAAGCTGCTGTGATTGTTCTTGAGCGTTGGTTGGATGAAAAACTTATGCAAGATATAGCAGCTGAAAACAATCTATCCGAAACAGCTTTTTTAGTAAAAGAAAAAAATGATATTTTTAATATAAGATGGTTTTCTCCTTTATGTGAGATTGATTTTTGCGGACATGCAACATTGGCTAGTGCTTTTATTCTTTTTAAAGAAAATGAGGCTTTAACTTCAATAAAATTTTATGCCAAAGCAGTTGGAAATTTTGAAGTATATAAAAAAGATGACGGTCTGATTCAAATGAATTTTCCCAAAAGAGAACCTGTAAAAGTGCAAGAGTTTCCAAATGAATTGTTAGAAGGTTTATCAATAAAACCAAAAGAGATTTATAAAAACGTACAGGCATATTTTGCAGTTTATGAAAAAGAAGAAGATGTTTTAAATATTGAATATAAAAGTGAACTTTTAAAAAAATTAGCTCCTTATGATGTTGTGGTTACCTCTGCTTCAAAAAATAGAGAGTATGATTTTGTTTCAAGATATTTTTGGCCTGCAAGCGGAGGGAAAGAAGATCCCGTAACAGGTTCAATACATGCAGGACTTACTCCTTTTTGGGCAAATAAACTTAATAAAAATATTTTAGTCGCACTTCAAGCTTCAAAAAGAACAGGAGTTCTATTTTGCGAGTTAAAAGAAGACAGAGTTTTAATCTCAGGAAAAGCTGTTCAATATTTGGAAGGAAATATAAGCGTTTAA
- a CDS encoding gamma-glutamylcyclotransferase family protein, with amino-acid sequence MDNSRNRLNDVFFYGLYMDEEILKNKGIVPKNRREAFVKGYRIRIGNSATLLRDEDSKTYGMVYSLTHDEIKKLYQDLSSYTSEALLIEAEGEVIPALCYVLLDEPAEDEKNEEYFHKLIACLDKYTLPKPIKV; translated from the coding sequence ATGGATAATTCAAGAAATAGACTCAATGATGTATTCTTTTATGGTCTTTATATGGACGAAGAAATTTTAAAGAATAAAGGAATAGTCCCAAAAAATAGAAGAGAAGCTTTTGTAAAAGGGTATAGAATTAGAATTGGAAATAGTGCAACTCTTTTAAGAGATGAAGATTCCAAAACTTACGGTATGGTTTACTCTTTAACTCATGATGAAATAAAAAAACTTTATCAAGATTTAAGCTCTTATACAAGCGAGGCTTTGTTAATAGAAGCTGAAGGAGAAGTTATTCCTGCTCTTTGTTATGTTCTTTTAGATGAACCTGCCGAAGATGAAAAAAACGAAGAGTATTTTCATAAACTGATTGCTTGTTTGGATAAATATACTCTTCCAAAGCCTATTAAAGTATAA
- a CDS encoding NUDIX hydrolase has translation MKKYVLGFLFSEDLKYVVLIKKINPKWQRGLLNGVGGKIEDQESSSDAMVREFKEETGVLTEKQDWHCFAKINRPNFYEMDIYCAFSNFAFDAKSVEKEEVFILEKDKLPNNIIPNLRWLIPLALDKQVDFSRPVLINEISKELK, from the coding sequence ATGAAAAAATATGTGTTGGGCTTTTTGTTTTCGGAAGATTTGAAATATGTAGTACTGATAAAAAAAATAAATCCAAAATGGCAAAGAGGTTTGTTAAACGGTGTAGGTGGAAAAATAGAGGATCAAGAAAGCTCTAGCGATGCTATGGTTAGAGAGTTTAAAGAAGAAACCGGAGTTTTGACAGAAAAGCAAGATTGGCACTGTTTTGCAAAAATTAATCGACCTAATTTTTATGAAATGGATATATATTGTGCTTTTTCCAATTTTGCCTTTGATGCAAAAAGTGTTGAAAAAGAAGAGGTTTTTATTTTAGAGAAAGATAAACTTCCAAATAATATTATTCCAAATCTAAGGTGGCTGATTCCTCTTGCTTTGGATAAACAAGTAGATTTTTCAAGACCTGTTTTGATAAATGAAATATCCAAGGAACTAAAGTAG
- a CDS encoding APC family permease, giving the protein MQNKNNRTIGLFGAVSIGVGGMVGGGIFAVLGEAVSLAHGATVVAFFLAGIVALLTSYSYAKLSVKFQTKGGTVSFIDNAFGHNLLSGSVNFMLWLSYLVTISLYAVAFSSYAQALFLSNSNSFFNHFFISLAVCLPLLINLISAYLVSKSETIIVVIKVLLLILIIVASVPFLDMQRLSVSRWDSNFSILVAGMIIFVAYEGFELIANSAEDIKIPKKNLPKAFYSSVLLVIALYLLIAVTAIGAVNENQLLQAKDYALAIAAKPALGQTGFTIVAIAALLATFSAINATIYGNGRLGYILAIDGELPSFFDKEKNNIPTQSVIITALASLVMANSIDLSQIAIIGSASFLLIFFIVNIAALKLHKELNANKIIILTSCIISFIALCTLLIHTFFSDKQAIIIFFNFIILSILFEVFYGRLVRKHIFNRPYSKKLL; this is encoded by the coding sequence TTGCAGAACAAAAATAATAGAACAATAGGGTTATTTGGCGCCGTTTCTATAGGTGTGGGAGGAATGGTAGGCGGTGGAATTTTTGCTGTTTTAGGAGAAGCTGTATCTTTAGCCCACGGAGCAACTGTTGTTGCTTTTTTTTTAGCAGGTATTGTTGCTTTACTTACTTCTTATTCTTATGCAAAACTTTCCGTAAAATTTCAGACCAAAGGCGGAACAGTAAGTTTTATTGATAATGCTTTTGGGCATAATCTTCTATCAGGCAGCGTTAATTTTATGCTTTGGCTTAGTTATTTGGTAACGATTTCTTTGTATGCAGTTGCTTTTTCTTCTTATGCTCAAGCACTTTTTTTGAGCAATTCAAATAGTTTTTTTAATCATTTTTTCATAAGTTTAGCTGTATGTCTGCCTTTATTGATAAATCTTATAAGTGCCTATTTAGTAAGTAAATCCGAAACTATAATTGTAGTAATAAAAGTTTTATTGTTGATTTTAATTATAGTAGCTAGCGTTCCCTTTTTAGATATGCAAAGATTATCCGTATCTAGATGGGACAGTAACTTCTCCATTTTAGTTGCAGGTATGATTATTTTTGTTGCATATGAAGGGTTTGAACTTATAGCAAACTCTGCTGAAGATATAAAAATACCTAAAAAAAATCTGCCGAAGGCATTTTATAGTTCGGTTTTACTGGTTATTGCTCTTTATTTATTAATTGCAGTTACGGCAATAGGAGCAGTTAATGAAAATCAACTGTTGCAGGCAAAAGATTATGCTCTTGCCATAGCCGCAAAACCGGCTTTGGGACAAACAGGTTTTACTATTGTTGCAATTGCGGCTTTACTGGCAACCTTTTCAGCTATAAACGCAACTATTTACGGAAACGGAAGATTAGGATATATTTTAGCAATAGACGGAGAACTTCCCTCTTTTTTTGATAAAGAAAAAAATAATATACCAACTCAAAGTGTGATAATTACTGCACTTGCAAGCTTAGTTATGGCAAATAGTATTGATTTAAGCCAGATTGCAATAATTGGAAGTGCCAGTTTTCTACTTATCTTTTTTATTGTAAATATAGCTGCTTTAAAATTACATAAAGAGTTAAATGCAAATAAAATTATTATTTTAACTTCTTGTATTATTAGTTTTATAGCTTTATGTACTTTATTAATACATACTTTTTTTTCAGATAAGCAAGCAATTATTATTTTCTTTAATTTTATTATTTTGTCTATATTGTTTGAAGTTTTTTACGGAAGACTTGTTAGAAAACATATTTTTAACAGACCTTATTCAAAGAAGTTATTATGA
- a CDS encoding patatin-like phospholipase family protein produces the protein MSEDKSNTFEIGLVLAGAVSAGAYTAGVLDFFLEALENYEKVRKKFKEDFPDKPQLHKVQIRVISGASAGGMCGTMLLSTLMDASYKPMKRFNYLDVKDSDIQNNVFYKSWVSKKYGIDISYFLDNEDIEHLDDINELNSILNCQRLDSIADDVIERFKKFQKKEYICDELELLLSVFNLNGIDLDLFFDDSKDKIEQFYRITNHSDMMNFKLGEIINNRNKISLNSDFSTELLKKSTLATGAFPLFLQSRTLTKSKEAYKSWKWWTPSSEKSNCSNNGRCFNLINPTFYNLKDEEYDFDTIDGGVANNEPLELARRILAGDDLFDSSDKEKVKKSLIMVDPFSQIKDSYAKVEKNKSKNSDNYLLKRVFDLFTSLKEQARFKPNELSLAMNKDIFSRSLIAPSKDDIYGDKALASSSLGAFGGFLYEKFRQHDFQLGRKNAQSFLKKHFKMGKNNSLVKENIEWFASQGCLIDNEYIQIIPLIDVPQADTSKSITYEIDTIPFDKIKISQKELDKIYQAIEKRVELILKKYLNKMGFFPNSYINLGFLLYGISKGELCFSAKKELKKRIIKMVKEEIDSQLKNRGLKD, from the coding sequence ATGTCTGAAGATAAAAGTAATACTTTTGAAATAGGTTTGGTTCTAGCAGGTGCTGTTTCGGCAGGAGCTTATACGGCTGGGGTATTGGATTTTTTCCTTGAAGCTTTGGAAAATTATGAAAAAGTCAGAAAAAAGTTTAAAGAGGATTTTCCCGATAAACCGCAATTACACAAAGTACAAATAAGGGTTATTTCAGGTGCTTCGGCAGGTGGAATGTGTGGTACAATGCTTTTATCCACTTTAATGGATGCTTCATATAAACCTATGAAAAGGTTTAATTATCTTGACGTAAAAGATTCAGATATTCAAAATAATGTATTTTATAAATCATGGGTAAGTAAAAAATACGGTATAGATATAAGTTATTTTTTGGATAATGAGGACATTGAACACTTAGATGATATAAATGAGTTAAACTCTATTTTAAACTGCCAAAGACTTGATAGCATTGCAGATGATGTTATAGAGAGATTTAAAAAATTTCAGAAAAAAGAGTATATTTGTGATGAATTAGAGTTATTATTAAGTGTTTTTAATCTAAACGGTATAGATTTAGACCTGTTTTTTGATGATTCTAAAGATAAAATAGAACAATTTTACAGAATAACAAATCATTCTGATATGATGAATTTTAAATTAGGTGAAATTATAAATAATCGAAATAAGATATCTTTAAACAGTGATTTTTCCACAGAGTTATTAAAAAAATCTACTTTGGCTACGGGAGCTTTTCCTCTTTTTTTACAATCACGGACATTGACAAAAAGTAAAGAGGCTTATAAATCTTGGAAATGGTGGACTCCAAGTTCCGAAAAATCAAATTGTTCTAATAACGGCAGATGTTTTAATCTGATAAATCCGACTTTTTATAATCTAAAAGATGAAGAGTATGACTTTGATACTATTGACGGAGGAGTCGCAAATAATGAACCTCTGGAATTAGCTAGAAGAATTTTAGCCGGAGATGATCTATTTGATAGCAGTGATAAGGAGAAAGTAAAAAAATCTTTGATAATGGTTGATCCTTTTAGTCAGATAAAAGATTCTTATGCAAAAGTTGAAAAAAATAAAAGCAAAAATTCAGATAACTATTTGTTAAAAAGAGTTTTTGATTTATTTACTTCTTTAAAAGAGCAGGCAAGATTTAAACCAAATGAATTAAGTTTGGCTATGAATAAAGATATATTCAGTAGATCATTAATAGCTCCAAGCAAAGATGATATTTACGGAGATAAAGCTTTGGCTTCAAGTTCATTAGGAGCTTTTGGCGGATTCTTATATGAAAAGTTTAGACAACATGATTTTCAATTAGGAAGAAAAAATGCACAAAGTTTTCTAAAAAAACATTTTAAAATGGGGAAAAACAACTCTTTGGTAAAAGAGAACATTGAATGGTTTGCCTCTCAAGGCTGCTTAATAGATAATGAATATATTCAAATTATTCCTTTAATAGATGTTCCCCAAGCAGACACTTCTAAAAGTATTACTTATGAAATCGATACAATCCCTTTTGATAAAATAAAAATATCTCAAAAAGAGTTAGATAAAATATATCAAGCAATAGAAAAAAGAGTAGAACTTATATTAAAAAAATATTTAAATAAAATGGGATTTTTCCCTAACTCTTATATAAATTTGGGATTTCTTCTTTACGGTATCTCAAAAGGAGAACTCTGTTTTAGTGCAAAAAAAGAGTTAAAAAAAAGAATCATAAAAATGGTTAAAGAAGAGATAGATTCTCAATTAAAAAACAGAGGTTTAAAAGATTAG
- a CDS encoding GNAT family N-acetyltransferase yields MSIKRALPEFRHHNIGKELVWFIFDYAKRKDIKRLSIGIIAKNTRLKNWYLNLGFKEGDTKTFSYLPFDVLFMNHIF; encoded by the coding sequence ATGAGTATAAAAAGAGCACTTCCGGAATTTAGACATCATAATATAGGAAAAGAGCTTGTTTGGTTTATTTTTGATTATGCCAAGAGAAAAGATATCAAAAGGTTAAGTATAGGAATAATTGCAAAAAATACTAGACTTAAAAATTGGTATTTAAATTTAGGTTTTAAAGAAGGGGATACAAAAACATTTTCTTATCTGCCTTTTGACGTTCTTTTTATGAATCATATATTTTAA
- a CDS encoding GNAT family N-acetyltransferase yields MLIREANVQDFEQIEKIYNYYIENSVITFEEELITAQDMIERFKKIKNSKLPWIVAYKEEEILGYAYAHFWHERSAYRFTVEPSIYLNPKYTGKGIGKALFKELLSQLKSLGIKNALSLITVPNEASIALHEKLGFEKVGLLPDVGFKFDKWLSVGFWQLKL; encoded by the coding sequence ATGCTTATTCGTGAAGCAAATGTTCAAGATTTTGAACAAATTGAAAAAATTTATAATTATTATATAGAAAATAGTGTTATCACTTTTGAAGAGGAGTTGATAACTGCCCAAGATATGATTGAAAGATTTAAAAAAATAAAAAATAGTAAACTTCCTTGGATTGTAGCTTACAAAGAAGAAGAGATTTTAGGATATGCTTATGCACATTTTTGGCATGAAAGAAGTGCTTATAGATTTACTGTTGAACCTTCTATTTATTTAAATCCCAAATATACCGGAAAAGGCATAGGAAAGGCTCTGTTTAAGGAACTTCTTAGTCAATTAAAAAGTTTGGGAATAAAAAATGCTTTAAGTCTAATAACAGTGCCAAATGAGGCAAGCATAGCACTTCATGAAAAATTGGGATTTGAAAAAGTCGGATTACTGCCTGATGTAGGTTTTAAATTTGACAAATGGCTCTCTGTAGGATTTTGGCAGTTGAAACTATAG
- a CDS encoding AraC family transcriptional regulator codes for MEKFIYKNRIGITTLSAKIEKFAYKKHAHEEYALGVTLNGIQKYSLEGSSLKSYRNDVMLFNPEELHDGQAGSKEESLDYVMLYIKPKLFLEAIGEKEIVKFSSSIVYNEKLKQDIINLSSTILYEKDEALCNELLLNIVDNFTSKDFTLDYKKETLLVKRAKEMIYYELDDVLNLDEISKQLNLSKFQFIRIFKANTGVTPYQFFLNCKLIHAKKYLELTKDIYATIVEYGFTDLSHFNRHFKRVYGVTAYKYLLSLF; via the coding sequence TTGGAAAAGTTTATATATAAAAATAGAATAGGAATCACTACTTTATCGGCAAAAATTGAAAAATTTGCATATAAAAAACATGCTCATGAAGAGTATGCTTTAGGCGTAACTTTAAATGGAATTCAAAAATATAGTTTAGAAGGAAGTTCCCTAAAATCTTATAGAAACGACGTAATGTTGTTTAACCCCGAAGAGTTACATGACGGACAAGCAGGTAGTAAAGAAGAATCTTTAGATTATGTAATGTTATATATAAAACCCAAACTTTTTTTAGAAGCAATAGGGGAAAAAGAGATTGTCAAGTTCTCTTCTTCTATTGTATATAATGAAAAATTAAAGCAAGATATAATAAATCTCTCTTCAACGATATTATATGAAAAAGATGAAGCTTTATGTAATGAGTTACTCTTAAATATTGTAGATAATTTTACATCAAAAGATTTTACTCTTGATTATAAAAAAGAGACTCTTCTTGTAAAAAGAGCAAAAGAGATGATCTATTATGAACTTGACGATGTTTTAAATTTAGATGAAATCTCAAAACAATTAAATCTTTCAAAATTTCAATTTATTAGAATATTTAAAGCAAACACGGGAGTTACTCCTTATCAATTTTTCTTGAATTGTAAATTAATCCATGCAAAAAAATATTTAGAACTTACAAAAGATATTTATGCAACTATAGTTGAATACGGTTTCACGGATTTGTCTCATTTTAACAGACATTTTAAAAGAGTTTATGGAGTTACTGCGTATAAATATCTTTTATCTTTATTTTAA